The following are from one region of the Terriglobales bacterium genome:
- the rplL gene encoding 50S ribosomal protein L7/L12, translating to MADLQQLEEQIVGLSLLEAAELVKKLESRLGVSAAAAAPVMVAGGGGAAAAAAPAEEKTEFTVVLKDVGANKINVIKAVREVTSLGLKEAKDLVDGAPKTVKEGVSKEEAATIQKKFADAGATVEIK from the coding sequence ATGGCGGATCTGCAGCAGTTAGAAGAACAGATTGTAGGCTTGTCGCTGCTCGAAGCGGCTGAGCTGGTGAAGAAACTTGAATCGCGCCTCGGCGTTTCGGCCGCGGCGGCTGCCCCGGTGATGGTTGCCGGCGGCGGTGGTGCGGCGGCAGCGGCGGCTCCGGCGGAAGAAAAGACCGAATTCACGGTCGTTCTGAAGGACGTGGGCGCCAATAAGATCAACGTCATCAAGGCAGTACGCGAAGTGACGAGCCTGGGCCTGAAGGAAGCGAAGGACCTGGTCGACGGCGCTCCCAAGACCGTGAAGGAAGGCGTGTCGAAGGAAGAAGCGGCGACGATCCAGA
- the rplJ gene encoding 50S ribosomal protein L10 — MAVTKAKKIEQVQALSGEIKEAGAAILATFSGLKAAQTEELRKTVRGAGGTYKVVKNTLAERASEGSKLAPALKDLTGVTSVAYTTGDPVALAKALSKYAKDNPEFTFKAGIVEGKVISIKEIEALATMPSKDELYSKLLFLLNAPAQRLVTVMNATGRDLAVVVNQAVKENKFAGGAAAAAPAEAAPAAQ, encoded by the coding sequence ATGGCAGTTACCAAAGCGAAAAAGATTGAGCAAGTACAAGCGCTGAGCGGCGAGATCAAGGAAGCCGGCGCAGCGATCCTGGCGACGTTCTCCGGCCTCAAGGCTGCGCAGACCGAAGAGTTGCGCAAGACCGTTCGCGGCGCGGGCGGCACCTACAAGGTCGTCAAGAACACCCTGGCCGAGCGCGCCTCCGAAGGCAGCAAGCTGGCTCCGGCACTGAAAGACCTGACCGGCGTCACTTCCGTGGCTTACACCACCGGCGACCCTGTCGCCCTGGCGAAAGCCCTCTCGAAATACGCCAAGGACAACCCGGAATTCACGTTCAAGGCCGGCATCGTCGAAGGCAAAGTGATCTCCATCAAGGAGATCGAAGCCCTCGCCACCATGCCGTCGAAGGATGAGCTCTACTCGAAGCTGCTCTTCCTGTTGAATGCTCCGGCGCAACGACTGGTGACGGTGATGAACGCCACCGGACGTGACCTCGCGGTCGTCGTAAACCAGGCCGTGAAGGAAAACAAGTTTGCCGGTGGAGCGGCTGCGGCAGCTCCGGCGGAAGCGGCTCCGGCCGCGCAGTAA